The window AACATTCCCTATGCTACCTTAAACCGGTCTTGGAATTTATCCATAACTTCCTGTAATTTCTGTGGATGTATGTAACTTCTCTCGGCCAACCAATCTTCTGTGTATTCCATCAAATATGACACAATAAGCCTCAAATACGATTCCTTAGATGGAAATATAGACACTACCCTTGAACGTCTGCGTATTTCTTCATTTATGCGTTCCAATGCATTGGTTGAACTTATTTTTCGCTTATCTATTTGCGGAAAATAGTAAAATTGTAGAGAATCTTGAAGACCTTCCTG is drawn from Hippea jasoniae and contains these coding sequences:
- a CDS encoding transposase, with amino-acid sequence QEGLQDSLQFYYFPQIDKRKISSTNALERINEEIRRRSRVVSIFPSKESYLRLIVSYLMEYTEDWLAERSYIHPQKLQEVMDKFQDRFKVA